In the genome of Montipora foliosa isolate CH-2021 chromosome 3, ASM3666993v2, whole genome shotgun sequence, one region contains:
- the LOC137995543 gene encoding uncharacterized protein — protein MLDVKSNKIVDFKVVSVCEVKNSNGMEKKGFIGTLNTIEEAGVDVAGVSTDSHPQIKKYMREEQKDKKHHIDSWHFCKNVQKKLRTSSKKKGCEKLGQWVPLITNHFWWSIETCQGDAENLKERWLSITNHVVNRHDFPGNKVFKKCQHDALDEGMR, from the coding sequence ATGTTAGATgtcaaaagtaacaagattgtGGACTTCAAAGTTGTGTCAGTATGCGAGGTTAAAAACTCAAATGGCATGGAAAAGAAAGGTTTTATAGGAACACTCAACACCATTGAGGAGGCTGGGGTAGATGTGGCAGGGGTTTCAACTGATTCCCATCCCCAAATTAAGAAATACATGAGGGAGgaacaaaaagataaaaaacatCATATTGATTCATGGCATTTCTGCAAGAACGTCCAAAAAAAACTGAGGACATCCTCAAAAAAGAAGGGTTGTGAAAAGTTGGGCCAATGGGTTCCTTTAATTACAAATCACTTTTGGTGGAGTATAGAGACTTGCCAGGGTGATGCAGAAAACCTGAAGGAGAGATGGTTGTCAATAACAAACCATGTAGTAAATAGACATGACTTTCCAGGCAACAAAGTGTTCAAAAAATGTCAGCATGATGCTCTTGATGAAGGCATGCGATGA
- the LOC137995544 gene encoding uncharacterized protein: protein MEMEKLLQIGEKFGLQEEKFLEFVRKEEEKEEKHRQLEQERSREEEEKEEKRRQLEQERKEKLRQFEEEKEVRRQMLDDDERKEEEEKEKRRRREDEERETRRQKRELRKLEMEAELLKQKEAIEAAKENTNGKDDLDAYLQRFAATAKWEKTGWASKLSALLSGRALEVYSQLSEEAAQHYDRVKLALMKRYDLTEDGYRRKFRASKPEVDESPEQFIVRLERYLLRWLELSHIERSFEGLKDLIVEEHFIDSCPKELAIHLRERAPETLDQIAKIADQYLEAHGKHLFSSATKKPLVQFKAEETKNAQSDTTALQCYKCNARRHKAINCQALVRKCFLCGKQGHEARNCRSGARKSGGQEKDASVSLWQESYSLTGVRSKMPVVKGRVGEKTVNVLRDTGCSGVVVKKDLVSEDQFT from the exons atggaaatggaaaagcttttgcagattGGAGAAAAGTTCGGTTTGCAGGAAGAAAAGTTTCTCGAGTTTGTGaggaaagaggaagaaaaagaagaaaaacacagacaattagaacaagaaagaagcagggaagaggaagaaaaagaagaaaaacgtagaCAATTGGaacaggaaagaaaagaaaagcttaggcagtttgaagaagaaaaggaagtgagACGACAAATGCTTGACGACgatgaaagaaaggaagaggaagagaaggagaaaaggcgcagaagagaagacgaagagagagaaactagacGACAaaaacgcgaactaagaaagttggagatggaagccgagctgttgaaacagaaagaggctattgaagcggcaaaagagaacacga ATGGCAAGGACGACTTGGATGCTTATTTACAAAGATTTGCAGCGACAGCTAAATGGGAGAAGACAGGATGGGCCTCGAAACTTAGTGCCCTTTTGTCTGGACGAGCGCTAGAAGTTTATTCGCAGTTATCTGAAGAAGCAGCCCAACATTATGACCGAGTAAAGCTAGCTTTGATGAAGAGATACGACCTTACGGAGGATGGTTATCGCCGTAAATTTAGAGCATCAAAGCCGGAAGTTGATGAGAGCCCAGAACAGTTTATAGTGCGACTGGAGAGATACTTGTTGCGGTGGTTGGAACTGTCGCATATTGAACGTTCCTTTGAAGGCCTAAAAGATCTAATTGTGGAAGAACACTTTATTGACTCTTGTCCAAAAGAGTTAGCTATTCACCTTCGTGAAAGAGCCCCAGAAACGCTTGACCAGATAGCGAAAATCGCCGATCAATACTTGGAAGCTCATGGAAAGCACTTGTTTAGCTCTGCGACCAAGAAGCCGTTAGTACAGTTCAAGGCGGAAGAAACAAAGAATGCACAGAGTGACACAACAGCTCTCCAGTGTTACAAATGTAATGCCCGCCGACACAAAGCAATTAACTGCCAAGCTCTAgtaagaaagtgtttcctatgtggcaagCAAGGTCATGAAGCAAggaactgtcgatcaggtgcaCGGAAGTCAGGAGGTCAGGAAAaagatg CTTCTGTTAGCCTGTGGCAAGAAAGTTACTCCTTAACCGGAGTAAGAAGTAAGATGCCAGTTGTGAAAggcagagttggagagaagactGTCAACGTTTTAAGAGACACTGGTTGCAGTGGAGTTGTAGTCAAGAAGGACCTGGTCAGCGAGGATCAGTTCACCTGA